The following coding sequences lie in one Deltaproteobacteria bacterium genomic window:
- a CDS encoding (Fe-S)-binding protein, with protein MELFHDYIRDGRIKLREKVKVPTTLQDPCNVIRGGGLAEKNRRLAEMLSEDFRLPKNQGNYNFCCAGGGGAMPMGGEMKKYRLKAGRVKAEQLRETGAELIFVPCHNCIDQIRDLIKEYDLKCKAVHYKEVISELMEIPEEMIPKEEE; from the coding sequence GTGGAACTCTTTCATGACTATATCAGGGACGGCCGTATCAAGCTTCGGGAAAAGGTCAAGGTTCCCACGACGCTACAGGACCCCTGCAACGTGATCCGGGGAGGCGGGCTTGCGGAGAAGAACCGGCGCCTGGCCGAGATGCTTTCGGAGGATTTCCGCCTTCCAAAAAACCAAGGAAACTACAATTTCTGTTGTGCCGGCGGGGGCGGGGCCATGCCCATGGGCGGCGAGATGAAGAAGTACCGGCTCAAGGCCGGCCGAGTCAAGGCCGAGCAGCTCCGGGAGACCGGTGCGGAACTGATCTTCGTCCCATGCCACAACTGTATCGACCAGATCCGGGATCTCATCAAGGAGTACGATCTCAAGTGCAAGGCAGTCCATTACAAGGAAGTCATTTCAGAACTCATGGAGATCCCGGAGGAGATGATCCCGAAAGAAGAGGAATAG
- a CDS encoding 4Fe-4S dicluster domain-containing protein yields MSAKVFTKGEWNEVLWALKDAYEIIVPVKDGDFHSFRSLEEGVRPNFDFHNTRLSAKGVVYPQSERMFEYSLNEGDPEANILKESPKNFGPRAVMGIRPCDAHAFEIVRRNFDNPEYRDPWWVQRYESTTLVGLGCNEPCGTCFCTSVGGGPFSERGLDVLLYDQGDVFLAKGLTDKGEALLARAPGGREASEEEMKRAEQHAEDVTSSLESTVPSDRLKEKVINELFEAPFWEDLAFACLNCGVCTYLCPTCWCFDIQDEVYGKAGDRIRNWDSCMFPLFTLHGSGHNPREQKFQRVRQRFMHKLKYYVDKYDSGVQCSGCGRCVQFCPVNIDIRDVFVLMNNFEKGS; encoded by the coding sequence ATGAGTGCCAAGGTGTTCACCAAGGGAGAATGGAACGAGGTCCTTTGGGCCCTGAAAGATGCCTACGAGATCATCGTTCCGGTCAAGGACGGGGACTTCCATAGTTTCAGATCCCTCGAAGAGGGCGTACGGCCTAATTTCGATTTCCACAACACCCGTCTTTCCGCTAAGGGTGTGGTCTATCCTCAATCAGAGCGGATGTTCGAATATTCCTTGAATGAGGGGGACCCGGAGGCAAATATCTTAAAGGAATCCCCCAAGAATTTCGGTCCCCGTGCCGTCATGGGAATCCGGCCCTGTGACGCCCATGCCTTTGAGATTGTGAGGCGGAATTTTGACAACCCCGAGTACCGGGATCCCTGGTGGGTTCAGCGTTATGAATCCACAACCCTTGTGGGCCTGGGTTGCAATGAGCCCTGCGGAACCTGTTTCTGCACGTCCGTGGGGGGAGGCCCTTTCAGTGAAAGGGGACTGGACGTCTTGCTTTACGACCAGGGGGATGTGTTTCTCGCAAAGGGCCTTACCGACAAGGGTGAGGCCCTACTGGCAAGGGCTCCGGGAGGAAGGGAGGCCTCGGAAGAGGAGATGAAAAGAGCAGAGCAACATGCCGAAGATGTCACATCTTCTCTGGAGTCGACCGTTCCCAGTGACCGGCTCAAGGAAAAGGTGATCAACGAGCTTTTTGAGGCGCCCTTCTGGGAGGACCTGGCCTTCGCGTGCCTGAACTGCGGGGTCTGCACCTATCTCTGTCCTACCTGCTGGTGCTTTGATATCCAGGACGAGGTCTATGGAAAGGCGGGAGATCGTATTCGAAACTGGGACTCCTGCATGTTCCCACTCTTTACCCTCCACGGGTCGGGCCACAACCCGAGGGAACAGAAGTTTCAGAGGGTCCGCCAGCGGTTCATGCACAAGTTGAAATACTATGTGGACAAGTATGACAGCGGCGTCCAGTGTTCTGGCTGCGGGCGTTGTGTACAGTTCTGTCCCGTGAACATCGACATCCGGGACGTCTTTGTGCTCATGAATAATTTCGAAAAGGGTTCCTGA
- a CDS encoding nitrate reductase: protein MDFSSFVEGPLLWLAFLVFIIGTVVRVVLTVSLARKADRVVYQYFSLKYVLATLGRWILPLNKDVAKNPVFTIAGYVFHVCLILVPIWLAGHVTLWEESRFEWTWLTIPDGLADVLTLILLAIALFFLLRRILLPDVRLLTTFSDYLVLVVTALPFLTGYFLMHGTLDDLGFLGDHIRTIHILSGELMLILIPFTKLSHFILFFFSRSATAVEFGRRGYSM, encoded by the coding sequence ATGGATTTTTCTTCCTTTGTCGAAGGTCCCTTGTTGTGGCTCGCCTTTCTTGTTTTCATCATCGGAACCGTTGTTCGGGTGGTCCTTACGGTATCCCTCGCCCGTAAGGCGGACAGGGTTGTATATCAATACTTCAGCCTGAAGTACGTCCTGGCCACCTTAGGGCGCTGGATATTGCCCCTGAACAAGGACGTGGCCAAGAATCCCGTATTCACCATCGCAGGATATGTCTTTCACGTCTGCCTGATCCTGGTCCCCATCTGGCTTGCCGGCCATGTAACCCTCTGGGAGGAATCCAGGTTCGAGTGGACGTGGCTTACCATCCCTGATGGTCTGGCCGATGTCCTGACCTTGATCCTACTGGCCATTGCTCTTTTTTTCCTGCTGCGGAGGATCCTGTTGCCCGATGTCAGGCTCCTTACCACCTTTTCCGATTACCTTGTACTTGTCGTAACGGCGCTACCCTTCCTGACGGGCTATTTCCTGATGCATGGCACCCTGGACGACCTGGGCTTTCTGGGGGATCATATCCGGACTATCCACATATTGTCCGGGGAACTGATGCTGATACTGATTCCCTTTACCAAGCTGAGCCACTTCATCCTCTTTTTCTTTTCCAGGAGCGCGACGGCTGTCGAGTTCGGCCGCCGAGGCTATTCCATGTGA
- a CDS encoding (Fe-S)-binding protein — MSEEISAKKIMDFLKPRMNARFKTWLNICAHCALCADTCHFYLANDRDPKMIPAYKVTFLKDILRKKGKVDREYLQKVYDTVYHECNLCRRCALFCPFGIDIALMIGLLRSLLFSLGIAPEGLKAAIENYRATGNQMAVSEEDWVDTLEWCEEETADELVGLKIPIDKKGAKIMYTVNAREPKFYPQDIMEVAKIFHVAGEDWTLPSKEGWDDTNLAMFCGDMETARKVVENTFKRADELGVQQVAVTE, encoded by the coding sequence ATGAGTGAGGAGATCAGCGCTAAAAAGATCATGGACTTTTTGAAACCGAGAATGAACGCCCGGTTCAAGACCTGGCTCAATATATGCGCCCACTGCGCCCTATGTGCCGATACATGTCACTTTTACCTGGCCAACGATAGGGATCCAAAGATGATCCCGGCCTACAAGGTGACTTTTCTCAAGGATATTCTTAGGAAAAAGGGGAAGGTTGACCGGGAATACTTACAGAAGGTCTATGATACGGTCTACCATGAGTGTAATCTCTGCCGGCGGTGCGCCCTTTTTTGTCCCTTTGGCATCGATATCGCCCTGATGATCGGCCTGTTACGCTCCCTCCTGTTTTCCCTGGGAATCGCTCCCGAGGGCTTGAAGGCCGCCATCGAGAATTACCGGGCCACGGGGAATCAGATGGCCGTCAGCGAAGAGGACTGGGTGGATACCCTGGAATGGTGCGAGGAGGAGACAGCGGATGAACTCGTGGGGTTAAAAATCCCCATCGACAAGAAGGGCGCTAAGATCATGTACACCGTGAATGCCCGGGAACCCAAGTTTTATCCACAGGACATCATGGAAGTGGCCAAGATTTTCCATGTGGCCGGAGAGGATTGGACCCTTCCCAGCAAGGAAGGCTGGGATGATACGAACCTCGCAATGTTCTGCGGCGACATGGAGACCGCCCGGAAGGTGGTGGAGAATACCTTCAAGAGGGCGGATGAGCTGGGGGTGCAGCAAGTCGCCGTAACCGAATGA
- a CDS encoding FAD/NAD(P)-binding protein, translating into MKNPYLPYPVRIEEIITETEDRNLKTFKLVFLDPGDEKKFAYVPGQFAELSIAGEGEIPIGIASSPTEKGHVTFTVNKVGRVTRHLHNMKIGDVMGLRGPLGNWYPWEEMEGRNVVIIGGGFAFTTLRSSIVYMLDPENRDKFKDITVVYGARNPGMLLYKEELAAWERRDDINMHITVDATDDPDWKYNTGFVPAITEQKITSAENAIAIVCGPPVMIRFTQPVLERLGFPPERIILSLEMRMKCGIGICGRCNIGDQYVCKDGPVFSLAQLKDMPSEY; encoded by the coding sequence TTGAAAAATCCATACTTGCCCTACCCGGTTCGCATCGAAGAGATCATTACGGAGACCGAGGACAGGAACCTGAAGACCTTCAAGCTCGTGTTCCTGGATCCAGGAGACGAAAAGAAGTTCGCTTATGTTCCCGGCCAGTTTGCTGAACTCTCCATCGCCGGGGAGGGCGAAATTCCCATCGGTATCGCCTCCTCTCCCACGGAGAAAGGCCATGTAACCTTTACGGTCAACAAGGTGGGGCGGGTGACCCGGCACCTCCATAACATGAAGATTGGAGACGTCATGGGGCTCCGGGGCCCCTTGGGGAACTGGTATCCCTGGGAGGAGATGGAGGGCCGCAACGTGGTGATCATAGGAGGAGGGTTCGCCTTCACGACCCTGAGATCCAGCATCGTGTACATGCTGGATCCGGAAAACCGTGACAAATTTAAGGATATCACGGTTGTTTACGGGGCCAGGAACCCCGGAATGCTGCTCTACAAGGAAGAACTGGCTGCCTGGGAAAGGCGTGATGACATCAATATGCATATCACGGTGGACGCGACGGACGATCCGGACTGGAAGTACAATACCGGCTTCGTCCCAGCCATTACGGAACAGAAGATCACCAGCGCGGAGAATGCCATCGCCATCGTGTGCGGCCCGCCCGTCATGATCCGCTTCACCCAGCCCGTGCTGGAGCGGCTTGGGTTTCCTCCCGAAAGGATCATCCTCTCCCTCGAGATGCGCATGAAGTGTGGGATCGGGATCTGCGGCCGGTGCAATATCGGAGATCAATACGTCTGCAAGGACGGTCCTGTGTTTTCCCTGGCTCAGCTTAAGGACATGCCTTCCGAATATTAG
- a CDS encoding hydrogenase iron-sulfur subunit, with the protein MNDWQPKITAFLCNWCSYGAADLAGVSRFQYPSNIRVIRVPCSARVSPKFILAAFRHGADGVWVSGUHPGDCHYLEGNYYARRRFALLKGLLEHVGIEPGRLHFSWISSAEATKFVEVAMEVVQAVKEAGPAKYLIKRRAEVA; encoded by the coding sequence ATGAACGACTGGCAACCGAAGATCACGGCGTTCCTGTGCAACTGGTGCAGCTACGGTGCAGCCGACCTGGCGGGCGTGAGCCGTTTCCAGTATCCCTCCAACATCCGGGTGATCCGGGTGCCCTGCTCGGCGCGGGTCAGCCCCAAGTTCATTCTGGCCGCCTTCCGCCACGGTGCCGACGGGGTATGGGTTTCCGGGTGACACCCCGGGGACTGCCATTACCTGGAGGGTAATTATTACGCGCGTAGACGATTCGCCCTGCTCAAGGGGCTGCTGGAACACGTCGGAATTGAGCCGGGCAGGCTCCATTTTTCCTGGATTTCATCCGCAGAGGCCACCAAGTTCGTGGAAGTGGCCATGGAGGTCGTCCAAGCGGTGAAGGAGGCAGGGCCGGCGAAGTACCTTATCAAGAGAAGGGCCGAGGTGGCATGA
- a CDS encoding response regulator — translation MNENGWKVLIIDDEEGIRKVLAIALQDRGYEVITAGDGETGLGLCRKESPQIVITDVRMPGMDGIEVLRQVKEQDPDKEVIVVTAFGEMETAIRALRLGASDFILKPIDDDALFVALDRAKTRAGMRRELKEYTSLIETRLMATAAELAKTFDFQQNLIESSIDGIMACDREGRVVTYNRSMEVMTGFPRKDVLGRMHFERFFPVGSVETLKEAVDSEEFGGRNRLFLYETSLLTRDGKKVPVQLSLTRLFQDGEEVGFVGFFRDLREIRRLERRFADQARVLHQHKMMSLGRLAASVVHEINNPLAGILNYLRLMQKILNRGAPGPEHLDKFKQYLSLVESETDRCSKIVSNLLAFSRKSKTEFRTVNVNELLQKCILLSGHKLALQNIELRTELSPANPLIEGDFNQIQQCVINLIFNAVDAMPEGGTLTMSSSLEPREGIVEIRVADTGRGIPPEDLPHIFDPFFSTKTEGEGLGLGLSTVYGIVDRHKGTVHVESRPGMGTVFTLKIPVSLPEGAEGPRA, via the coding sequence ATGAATGAAAACGGCTGGAAAGTTCTGATCATTGATGATGAAGAAGGGATCCGCAAGGTCCTGGCCATCGCCCTCCAAGACCGCGGGTATGAGGTGATTACCGCCGGGGATGGTGAGACGGGACTCGGGTTATGTCGCAAGGAGTCGCCCCAAATCGTCATCACGGATGTGCGCATGCCTGGAATGGACGGAATCGAGGTCCTCAGGCAAGTCAAGGAGCAGGATCCGGACAAGGAAGTGATCGTGGTTACCGCCTTTGGGGAAATGGAAACCGCCATCCGGGCGCTCCGGCTCGGCGCATCTGACTTCATCCTCAAACCGATCGATGACGACGCTCTGTTCGTGGCCCTGGATCGTGCCAAGACCCGTGCCGGAATGCGCCGGGAACTGAAGGAGTATACCAGCCTGATCGAGACCCGCCTCATGGCCACGGCCGCGGAACTCGCCAAGACCTTCGATTTTCAACAAAACCTCATCGAAAGCTCCATAGACGGAATCATGGCATGTGACCGGGAAGGCCGGGTAGTCACATACAACCGAAGCATGGAGGTCATGACCGGATTCCCCAGAAAAGACGTGTTGGGCCGGATGCACTTCGAGCGCTTTTTCCCCGTCGGATCGGTAGAAACTCTCAAAGAGGCCGTCGATTCCGAGGAGTTCGGCGGCAGGAACCGCCTCTTCCTCTACGAGACTTCCCTCCTTACCCGGGACGGCAAAAAGGTGCCGGTCCAACTCTCCCTCACTCGACTCTTCCAGGATGGAGAAGAGGTCGGGTTTGTGGGTTTCTTCAGGGACCTGAGGGAAATCCGCAGGTTGGAGAGGCGATTCGCCGACCAGGCGCGCGTCCTCCACCAGCACAAGATGATGTCCCTGGGGAGGCTGGCCGCCAGTGTCGTGCACGAGATCAACAATCCTCTTGCCGGGATCCTGAACTACCTCCGGCTCATGCAGAAGATCCTGAATCGAGGCGCTCCCGGGCCGGAGCACCTTGATAAATTCAAGCAATACCTCTCACTTGTGGAGAGCGAAACCGACCGGTGCTCAAAGATCGTGTCCAATCTCCTGGCCTTCTCCCGTAAATCCAAGACGGAGTTTCGCACGGTCAACGTGAACGAGCTTTTGCAGAAATGCATCCTTCTGAGCGGGCATAAGCTGGCCCTTCAGAACATCGAACTCCGCACTGAGTTGTCTCCGGCAAATCCCTTGATCGAAGGGGATTTCAACCAGATCCAACAGTGCGTGATCAACCTCATTTTTAACGCGGTGGACGCCATGCCAGAGGGCGGGACCCTTACCATGAGCAGTTCTCTCGAACCGAGAGAAGGAATCGTGGAGATCCGGGTGGCCGATACGGGGCGGGGGATCCCACCGGAGGATCTCCCACACATCTTTGATCCTTTTTTCTCCACCAAGACAGAGGGAGAGGGTCTGGGGCTGGGCCTCTCGACCGTTTACGGAATCGTTGACAGGCACAAGGGAACGGTCCACGTAGAGAGCCGTCCCGGGATGGGAACCGTTTTCACGTTGAAGATCCCCGTATCCCTTCCGGAAGGAGCCGAAGGCCCACGGGCATGA
- a CDS encoding 4Fe-4S dicluster domain-containing protein, protein MLEYGKRIREIAKKLLENGSVDLFIGYRKGTVPMTNEPVVIRDADRVGELYWDSNCALNLCNYLTKRSEKIGIVANGCNSRSIVTHIVENQIRRDQLYIVGIPCTGMIDHRAVKRAVNQREIREFTEHGDFFTVKGEGFEETFEKKKFIQRNCATCTHHNPVIYDEMIADPVEEQESTPDYRDVEKIEAMAPEQKWGFFTRMLSRCIRCYACRNACPLCYCPTCFVDESQPQWVGKSIDPVDTFTFHILRAYHCAGRCTDCGACERVCPVGIPVRQFTRKLNKDARDLFGWEAGLTLDQRPPLDVYRPDDYNDFIR, encoded by the coding sequence ATGCTGGAATACGGGAAGAGGATCCGGGAAATCGCCAAGAAGTTACTGGAAAACGGCTCCGTGGATCTGTTCATCGGGTACAGAAAGGGTACGGTCCCCATGACTAACGAGCCTGTGGTGATCCGGGATGCGGACAGGGTAGGGGAGCTTTATTGGGACAGCAACTGCGCGTTGAACCTTTGCAATTACCTCACCAAGCGCTCCGAGAAGATCGGGATCGTGGCCAACGGGTGTAATTCCCGTAGTATCGTAACCCACATCGTAGAGAACCAGATCCGGCGGGACCAGCTCTATATCGTGGGGATCCCTTGCACTGGAATGATCGATCACCGGGCCGTGAAACGGGCGGTCAACCAACGGGAAATCCGTGAGTTCACGGAGCATGGCGACTTTTTCACCGTCAAGGGTGAGGGCTTCGAGGAGACCTTTGAAAAGAAAAAGTTCATCCAGCGTAATTGCGCGACCTGCACTCATCACAACCCGGTGATTTACGATGAGATGATCGCCGATCCGGTTGAAGAACAGGAATCCACTCCCGATTACAGGGATGTGGAGAAGATCGAAGCCATGGCCCCGGAGCAGAAGTGGGGTTTTTTCACCAGGATGCTTTCCCGGTGCATCCGGTGCTACGCCTGCCGGAACGCCTGCCCCCTTTGCTATTGTCCGACGTGTTTTGTCGATGAATCCCAGCCCCAGTGGGTGGGAAAGAGCATCGATCCCGTCGATACCTTCACCTTTCATATCCTCCGGGCCTACCATTGTGCCGGGCGATGCACGGACTGCGGGGCCTGCGAGAGGGTTTGTCCGGTCGGAATTCCCGTCAGGCAGTTCACACGGAAGCTCAACAAGGATGCCCGGGATCTCTTCGGCTGGGAGGCGGGTCTCACGCTGGATCAAAGACCCCCGCTGGACGTATATAGACCGGACGATTACAACGATTTCATCCGGTAA